A genomic window from Coccinella septempunctata chromosome 9, icCocSept1.1, whole genome shotgun sequence includes:
- the LOC123319996 gene encoding DNA ligase 1 isoform X4, with amino-acid sequence MPSGGGTLERKKSDASATQPRETFRPPWVKDGPSPLPMPNAPWKSKNPRRDSNASDGKPENPLANVQLRKTSIPSKEPPENGTKDVTFVKPPLKPVPPREVSPKPREKLKFDVKLNSVEARIKKEPPRRTPTIESELDREIPALRNKLVREESLRRLSQTPPAPPPPPPAPPSMPPDFKRNPLSREQLEKLESLRARPKTRPDWTSMLKEIESKKALKHVQCNDRSTPIIPRCKSQSKTGEHFLYESEKAQQSTVHNELLKEIQQGVQLKRVKTNDRSKPQLEGLRKFRRQMTIEEQIQKSVSMASIPPEEIPDEVDEMDDIDKVRDDLQSTKQMLAFELRNKEAQIRENKRLMTRLQALEEELEKERAKNRENGGSGASNETAEKQIKSLQQEADQARKVKEEMEKKYHQASDQLENTKAELEDIKKDKLELEKRLQDILQGKRGSLARQISTVNGEESVEEEESESSEESENDDEETKQKKLEKHIKLLTNKLRNFKNKEDNAKKERVALREIIKKHQTAIREERKKYRVLQKEVTKMAALMKDDESEEGEDEEEKEESEEETEEEESSEESESEESCDDSASEKSMSEPEDAPPTKRKENYSTRVKRHESILAALKKGNYMLKTNAERLQDDLNKQKEQTASLQDDLDSVLSELG; translated from the exons ATGCCTTCAGGCGGTGGCACGTTAGAAAGGAAGAAATCCGACGCCAGCGCCACCCAGCCCAGGGAGACCTTCAGGCCGCCATGGGTCAAAGACGGACCCTCGCCCCTACCCATGCCCAACGCCCCATGGAAGTCGAAGAACCCCAGGAGGGACAGCAACGCCAGCGATGGAAAACCTGAGAACCCCCTGG CGAACGTCCAACTCAGAAAAACCTCCATACCGAGCAAAGAGCCTCCCGAAAATGGAACCAAAGACGTCACCTTCGTCAAGCCACCCTTGAAACCCGTCCCTCCGAGGGAGGTATCCCCGAAACCCAGGGAGAAGCTGAAGTTCGATGTCAAGCTCAACAGCGTTGAGGCCAGGATCAAGAAGGAACCCCCTAGAAGGACACCAACCATCGAATCTGAACTGGACAGG GAAATCCCAGCACTGAGGAACAAATTAGTGAGGGAGGAAAGTTTACGGAGACTATCACAGACCCCTCCGGCACCCCCACCGCCCCCTCCGGCGCCACCATCGATGCCGCCAGATTTCAAAAGGAATCCCCTCAGCAGAGAACAACTGGAAAAACTGGAGTCCCTCAG AGCAAGACCCAAAACCCGTCCGGACTGGACCTCCATGCTCAAGGAAATCGAATCGAAGAAGGCCCTGAAACATGTACAATGCAACGACAGGTCCACTCCCATCATTCCAAGATGCAAATCCCAGAGCAAGACTGGAGAACACTTCCTGTATGAGAGTGAGAAAGCACAACAGAGCACCGTACACAACGAACTGCTGAAAGAG ATACAACAAGGAGTTCAACTGAAGAGGGTCAAGACAAACGACAGGAGCAAACCCCAACTGGAGGGGTTGAGAAAATTCAGGAGACAAATGACTATAGAAGAACAAATTCAAAAGTCCGTTTCCATGGCTAGCATACCACCG GAGGAGATACCAGATGAGGTGGACGAGATGGACGACATAGACAAGGTTAGGGACGATCTGCAGAGCACGAAGCAGATGCTGGCCTTCGAGTTGAGGAACAAGGAGGCTCAGATCAGGGAGAATAAGAGGCTGATGACTAGACTGCAGGCTCTCGAAGAGGAACTGGAGAAGGAGAGGGCCAAAAATAGGGAGAACGGTGGCAGTGGAGCCAGTAACGAGACTGCAGAAAAG CAAATAAAATCGCTACAACAAGAAGCAGACCAAGCAAGAAAAGTGAAGgaggaaatggaaaaaaaataccaCCAGGCTTCTGACCAATTGGAAAACACCAAAGCCGAACTCGAAGACATTAAAAAGGATAAATTGGAATTGGAGAAAAGACTACAGGATATCCTACAAG GTAAAAGAGGATCACTTGCCAGACAAATCAGTACGGTCAACGGAGAAGAATCAGTGGAAGAAGAAGAGAGTGAGAGTAGCGAAGAAAGTGAAAACGATGATGAAGaaacaaaacagaaaaaattaGAGAAACACATCAAACTTCTAACAAACAAGCTCCGTAACTTCAAGAACAAAGAGGACAATGCCAAAAAGGAAAGAGTTGCTTTGAGGGAAATAATCAAGAAACACCAAACGGCCATcagagaagaaagaaaaaaatacagggtgttacagaAAGAG GTGACTAAGATGGCTGCCTTGATGAAAGACGACGAAAGTGAAGAAGGGGAAGATGAAGAAGAGAAGGAGGAATCAGAAGAGGAGACGGAAGAGGAAGAATCGAGTGAAGAAAGTGAAAGCGAGGAAAGTTGCGATGATAGTGCTTCAGAAAAGAGCATGAGTGAACCGGAAGATGCACCTCCAACTAAGAGGAAAGAGAATTACTCAACGAGAGTCAAAAGACATGAGAGTATCCTGGCAGCCTTGAAGAAAGGAAATTATATGCTTAAAACCAACGCTGAAAGACTGCAAGATGATCTGAACAAGCAAAAAGAGCAGACTGCTTCTCTTCAAGATGATTTGGATTCTGTCCTCTCAGAATTAGGATGA
- the LOC123319996 gene encoding glutamic acid-rich protein isoform X2, protein MPSGGGTLERKKSDASATQPRETFRPPWVKDGPSPLPMPNAPWKSKNPRRDSNASDGKPENPLANVQLRKTSIPSKEPPENGTKDVTFVKPPLKPVPPREVSPKPREKLKFDVKLNSVEARIKKEPPRRTPTIESELDREIPALRNKLVREESLRRLSQTPPAPPPPPPAPPSMPPDFKRNPLSREQLEKLESLRARPKTRPDWTSMLKEIESKKALKHVQCNDRSTPIIPRCKSQSKTGEHFLYESEKAQQSTVHNELLKEIQQGVQLKRVKTNDRSKPQLEGLRKFRRQMTIEEQIQKSVSMASIPPEEIPDEVDEMDDIDKVRDDLQSTKQMLAFELRNKEAQIRENKRLMTRLQALEEELEKERAKNRENGGSGASNETAEKQIKSLQQEADQARKVKEEMEKKYHQASDQLENTKAELEDIKKDKLELEKRLQDILQVNGTYHTWSYNMINGGKRGSLARQISTVNGEESVEEEESESSEESENDDEETKQKKLEKHIKLLTNKLRNFKNKEDNAKKERVALREIIKKHQTAIREERKKYRVLQKEVTKMAALMKDDESEEGEDEEEKEESEEETEEEESSEESESEESCDDSASEKSMSEPEDAPPTKRKENYSTRVKRHESILAALKKGNYMLKTNAERLQDDLNKQKEQTASLQDDLDSVLSELG, encoded by the exons ATGCCTTCAGGCGGTGGCACGTTAGAAAGGAAGAAATCCGACGCCAGCGCCACCCAGCCCAGGGAGACCTTCAGGCCGCCATGGGTCAAAGACGGACCCTCGCCCCTACCCATGCCCAACGCCCCATGGAAGTCGAAGAACCCCAGGAGGGACAGCAACGCCAGCGATGGAAAACCTGAGAACCCCCTGG CGAACGTCCAACTCAGAAAAACCTCCATACCGAGCAAAGAGCCTCCCGAAAATGGAACCAAAGACGTCACCTTCGTCAAGCCACCCTTGAAACCCGTCCCTCCGAGGGAGGTATCCCCGAAACCCAGGGAGAAGCTGAAGTTCGATGTCAAGCTCAACAGCGTTGAGGCCAGGATCAAGAAGGAACCCCCTAGAAGGACACCAACCATCGAATCTGAACTGGACAGG GAAATCCCAGCACTGAGGAACAAATTAGTGAGGGAGGAAAGTTTACGGAGACTATCACAGACCCCTCCGGCACCCCCACCGCCCCCTCCGGCGCCACCATCGATGCCGCCAGATTTCAAAAGGAATCCCCTCAGCAGAGAACAACTGGAAAAACTGGAGTCCCTCAG AGCAAGACCCAAAACCCGTCCGGACTGGACCTCCATGCTCAAGGAAATCGAATCGAAGAAGGCCCTGAAACATGTACAATGCAACGACAGGTCCACTCCCATCATTCCAAGATGCAAATCCCAGAGCAAGACTGGAGAACACTTCCTGTATGAGAGTGAGAAAGCACAACAGAGCACCGTACACAACGAACTGCTGAAAGAG ATACAACAAGGAGTTCAACTGAAGAGGGTCAAGACAAACGACAGGAGCAAACCCCAACTGGAGGGGTTGAGAAAATTCAGGAGACAAATGACTATAGAAGAACAAATTCAAAAGTCCGTTTCCATGGCTAGCATACCACCG GAGGAGATACCAGATGAGGTGGACGAGATGGACGACATAGACAAGGTTAGGGACGATCTGCAGAGCACGAAGCAGATGCTGGCCTTCGAGTTGAGGAACAAGGAGGCTCAGATCAGGGAGAATAAGAGGCTGATGACTAGACTGCAGGCTCTCGAAGAGGAACTGGAGAAGGAGAGGGCCAAAAATAGGGAGAACGGTGGCAGTGGAGCCAGTAACGAGACTGCAGAAAAG CAAATAAAATCGCTACAACAAGAAGCAGACCAAGCAAGAAAAGTGAAGgaggaaatggaaaaaaaataccaCCAGGCTTCTGACCAATTGGAAAACACCAAAGCCGAACTCGAAGACATTAAAAAGGATAAATTGGAATTGGAGAAAAGACTACAGGATATCCTACAAG TTAATGGAACTTACCACACTTGGAGCTACAATATGATCAACGGAG GTAAAAGAGGATCACTTGCCAGACAAATCAGTACGGTCAACGGAGAAGAATCAGTGGAAGAAGAAGAGAGTGAGAGTAGCGAAGAAAGTGAAAACGATGATGAAGaaacaaaacagaaaaaattaGAGAAACACATCAAACTTCTAACAAACAAGCTCCGTAACTTCAAGAACAAAGAGGACAATGCCAAAAAGGAAAGAGTTGCTTTGAGGGAAATAATCAAGAAACACCAAACGGCCATcagagaagaaagaaaaaaatacagggtgttacagaAAGAG GTGACTAAGATGGCTGCCTTGATGAAAGACGACGAAAGTGAAGAAGGGGAAGATGAAGAAGAGAAGGAGGAATCAGAAGAGGAGACGGAAGAGGAAGAATCGAGTGAAGAAAGTGAAAGCGAGGAAAGTTGCGATGATAGTGCTTCAGAAAAGAGCATGAGTGAACCGGAAGATGCACCTCCAACTAAGAGGAAAGAGAATTACTCAACGAGAGTCAAAAGACATGAGAGTATCCTGGCAGCCTTGAAGAAAGGAAATTATATGCTTAAAACCAACGCTGAAAGACTGCAAGATGATCTGAACAAGCAAAAAGAGCAGACTGCTTCTCTTCAAGATGATTTGGATTCTGTCCTCTCAGAATTAGGATGA
- the LOC123319996 gene encoding myosin-11 isoform X1, whose translation MPSGGGTLERKKSDASATQPRETFRPPWVKDGPSPLPMPNAPWKSKNPRRDSNASDGKPENPLANVQLRKTSIPSKEPPENGTKDVTFVKPPLKPVPPREVSPKPREKLKFDVKLNSVEARIKKEPPRRTPTIESELDREIPALRNKLVREESLRRLSQTPPAPPPPPPAPPSMPPDFKRNPLSREQLEKLESLRARPKTRPDWTSMLKEIESKKALKHVQCNDRSTPIIPRCKSQSKTGEHFLYESEKAQQSTVHNELLKEIQQGVQLKRVKTNDRSKPQLEGLRKFRRQMTIEEQIQKSVSMASIPPFSTENELQEEIPDEVDEMDDIDKVRDDLQSTKQMLAFELRNKEAQIRENKRLMTRLQALEEELEKERAKNRENGGSGASNETAEKQIKSLQQEADQARKVKEEMEKKYHQASDQLENTKAELEDIKKDKLELEKRLQDILQVNGTYHTWSYNMINGGKRGSLARQISTVNGEESVEEEESESSEESENDDEETKQKKLEKHIKLLTNKLRNFKNKEDNAKKERVALREIIKKHQTAIREERKKYRVLQKEVTKMAALMKDDESEEGEDEEEKEESEEETEEEESSEESESEESCDDSASEKSMSEPEDAPPTKRKENYSTRVKRHESILAALKKGNYMLKTNAERLQDDLNKQKEQTASLQDDLDSVLSELG comes from the exons ATGCCTTCAGGCGGTGGCACGTTAGAAAGGAAGAAATCCGACGCCAGCGCCACCCAGCCCAGGGAGACCTTCAGGCCGCCATGGGTCAAAGACGGACCCTCGCCCCTACCCATGCCCAACGCCCCATGGAAGTCGAAGAACCCCAGGAGGGACAGCAACGCCAGCGATGGAAAACCTGAGAACCCCCTGG CGAACGTCCAACTCAGAAAAACCTCCATACCGAGCAAAGAGCCTCCCGAAAATGGAACCAAAGACGTCACCTTCGTCAAGCCACCCTTGAAACCCGTCCCTCCGAGGGAGGTATCCCCGAAACCCAGGGAGAAGCTGAAGTTCGATGTCAAGCTCAACAGCGTTGAGGCCAGGATCAAGAAGGAACCCCCTAGAAGGACACCAACCATCGAATCTGAACTGGACAGG GAAATCCCAGCACTGAGGAACAAATTAGTGAGGGAGGAAAGTTTACGGAGACTATCACAGACCCCTCCGGCACCCCCACCGCCCCCTCCGGCGCCACCATCGATGCCGCCAGATTTCAAAAGGAATCCCCTCAGCAGAGAACAACTGGAAAAACTGGAGTCCCTCAG AGCAAGACCCAAAACCCGTCCGGACTGGACCTCCATGCTCAAGGAAATCGAATCGAAGAAGGCCCTGAAACATGTACAATGCAACGACAGGTCCACTCCCATCATTCCAAGATGCAAATCCCAGAGCAAGACTGGAGAACACTTCCTGTATGAGAGTGAGAAAGCACAACAGAGCACCGTACACAACGAACTGCTGAAAGAG ATACAACAAGGAGTTCAACTGAAGAGGGTCAAGACAAACGACAGGAGCAAACCCCAACTGGAGGGGTTGAGAAAATTCAGGAGACAAATGACTATAGAAGAACAAATTCAAAAGTCCGTTTCCATGGCTAGCATACCACCG TTTTCTACTGAAAACGAATTGCAGGAGGAGATACCAGATGAGGTGGACGAGATGGACGACATAGACAAGGTTAGGGACGATCTGCAGAGCACGAAGCAGATGCTGGCCTTCGAGTTGAGGAACAAGGAGGCTCAGATCAGGGAGAATAAGAGGCTGATGACTAGACTGCAGGCTCTCGAAGAGGAACTGGAGAAGGAGAGGGCCAAAAATAGGGAGAACGGTGGCAGTGGAGCCAGTAACGAGACTGCAGAAAAG CAAATAAAATCGCTACAACAAGAAGCAGACCAAGCAAGAAAAGTGAAGgaggaaatggaaaaaaaataccaCCAGGCTTCTGACCAATTGGAAAACACCAAAGCCGAACTCGAAGACATTAAAAAGGATAAATTGGAATTGGAGAAAAGACTACAGGATATCCTACAAG TTAATGGAACTTACCACACTTGGAGCTACAATATGATCAACGGAG GTAAAAGAGGATCACTTGCCAGACAAATCAGTACGGTCAACGGAGAAGAATCAGTGGAAGAAGAAGAGAGTGAGAGTAGCGAAGAAAGTGAAAACGATGATGAAGaaacaaaacagaaaaaattaGAGAAACACATCAAACTTCTAACAAACAAGCTCCGTAACTTCAAGAACAAAGAGGACAATGCCAAAAAGGAAAGAGTTGCTTTGAGGGAAATAATCAAGAAACACCAAACGGCCATcagagaagaaagaaaaaaatacagggtgttacagaAAGAG GTGACTAAGATGGCTGCCTTGATGAAAGACGACGAAAGTGAAGAAGGGGAAGATGAAGAAGAGAAGGAGGAATCAGAAGAGGAGACGGAAGAGGAAGAATCGAGTGAAGAAAGTGAAAGCGAGGAAAGTTGCGATGATAGTGCTTCAGAAAAGAGCATGAGTGAACCGGAAGATGCACCTCCAACTAAGAGGAAAGAGAATTACTCAACGAGAGTCAAAAGACATGAGAGTATCCTGGCAGCCTTGAAGAAAGGAAATTATATGCTTAAAACCAACGCTGAAAGACTGCAAGATGATCTGAACAAGCAAAAAGAGCAGACTGCTTCTCTTCAAGATGATTTGGATTCTGTCCTCTCAGAATTAGGATGA
- the LOC123319996 gene encoding DNA ligase 1 isoform X3: MPSGGGTLERKKSDASATQPRETFRPPWVKDGPSPLPMPNAPWKSKNPRRDSNASDGKPENPLANVQLRKTSIPSKEPPENGTKDVTFVKPPLKPVPPREVSPKPREKLKFDVKLNSVEARIKKEPPRRTPTIESELDREIPALRNKLVREESLRRLSQTPPAPPPPPPAPPSMPPDFKRNPLSREQLEKLESLRARPKTRPDWTSMLKEIESKKALKHVQCNDRSTPIIPRCKSQSKTGEHFLYESEKAQQSTVHNELLKEIQQGVQLKRVKTNDRSKPQLEGLRKFRRQMTIEEQIQKSVSMASIPPFSTENELQEEIPDEVDEMDDIDKVRDDLQSTKQMLAFELRNKEAQIRENKRLMTRLQALEEELEKERAKNRENGGSGASNETAEKQIKSLQQEADQARKVKEEMEKKYHQASDQLENTKAELEDIKKDKLELEKRLQDILQGKRGSLARQISTVNGEESVEEEESESSEESENDDEETKQKKLEKHIKLLTNKLRNFKNKEDNAKKERVALREIIKKHQTAIREERKKYRVLQKEVTKMAALMKDDESEEGEDEEEKEESEEETEEEESSEESESEESCDDSASEKSMSEPEDAPPTKRKENYSTRVKRHESILAALKKGNYMLKTNAERLQDDLNKQKEQTASLQDDLDSVLSELG; encoded by the exons ATGCCTTCAGGCGGTGGCACGTTAGAAAGGAAGAAATCCGACGCCAGCGCCACCCAGCCCAGGGAGACCTTCAGGCCGCCATGGGTCAAAGACGGACCCTCGCCCCTACCCATGCCCAACGCCCCATGGAAGTCGAAGAACCCCAGGAGGGACAGCAACGCCAGCGATGGAAAACCTGAGAACCCCCTGG CGAACGTCCAACTCAGAAAAACCTCCATACCGAGCAAAGAGCCTCCCGAAAATGGAACCAAAGACGTCACCTTCGTCAAGCCACCCTTGAAACCCGTCCCTCCGAGGGAGGTATCCCCGAAACCCAGGGAGAAGCTGAAGTTCGATGTCAAGCTCAACAGCGTTGAGGCCAGGATCAAGAAGGAACCCCCTAGAAGGACACCAACCATCGAATCTGAACTGGACAGG GAAATCCCAGCACTGAGGAACAAATTAGTGAGGGAGGAAAGTTTACGGAGACTATCACAGACCCCTCCGGCACCCCCACCGCCCCCTCCGGCGCCACCATCGATGCCGCCAGATTTCAAAAGGAATCCCCTCAGCAGAGAACAACTGGAAAAACTGGAGTCCCTCAG AGCAAGACCCAAAACCCGTCCGGACTGGACCTCCATGCTCAAGGAAATCGAATCGAAGAAGGCCCTGAAACATGTACAATGCAACGACAGGTCCACTCCCATCATTCCAAGATGCAAATCCCAGAGCAAGACTGGAGAACACTTCCTGTATGAGAGTGAGAAAGCACAACAGAGCACCGTACACAACGAACTGCTGAAAGAG ATACAACAAGGAGTTCAACTGAAGAGGGTCAAGACAAACGACAGGAGCAAACCCCAACTGGAGGGGTTGAGAAAATTCAGGAGACAAATGACTATAGAAGAACAAATTCAAAAGTCCGTTTCCATGGCTAGCATACCACCG TTTTCTACTGAAAACGAATTGCAGGAGGAGATACCAGATGAGGTGGACGAGATGGACGACATAGACAAGGTTAGGGACGATCTGCAGAGCACGAAGCAGATGCTGGCCTTCGAGTTGAGGAACAAGGAGGCTCAGATCAGGGAGAATAAGAGGCTGATGACTAGACTGCAGGCTCTCGAAGAGGAACTGGAGAAGGAGAGGGCCAAAAATAGGGAGAACGGTGGCAGTGGAGCCAGTAACGAGACTGCAGAAAAG CAAATAAAATCGCTACAACAAGAAGCAGACCAAGCAAGAAAAGTGAAGgaggaaatggaaaaaaaataccaCCAGGCTTCTGACCAATTGGAAAACACCAAAGCCGAACTCGAAGACATTAAAAAGGATAAATTGGAATTGGAGAAAAGACTACAGGATATCCTACAAG GTAAAAGAGGATCACTTGCCAGACAAATCAGTACGGTCAACGGAGAAGAATCAGTGGAAGAAGAAGAGAGTGAGAGTAGCGAAGAAAGTGAAAACGATGATGAAGaaacaaaacagaaaaaattaGAGAAACACATCAAACTTCTAACAAACAAGCTCCGTAACTTCAAGAACAAAGAGGACAATGCCAAAAAGGAAAGAGTTGCTTTGAGGGAAATAATCAAGAAACACCAAACGGCCATcagagaagaaagaaaaaaatacagggtgttacagaAAGAG GTGACTAAGATGGCTGCCTTGATGAAAGACGACGAAAGTGAAGAAGGGGAAGATGAAGAAGAGAAGGAGGAATCAGAAGAGGAGACGGAAGAGGAAGAATCGAGTGAAGAAAGTGAAAGCGAGGAAAGTTGCGATGATAGTGCTTCAGAAAAGAGCATGAGTGAACCGGAAGATGCACCTCCAACTAAGAGGAAAGAGAATTACTCAACGAGAGTCAAAAGACATGAGAGTATCCTGGCAGCCTTGAAGAAAGGAAATTATATGCTTAAAACCAACGCTGAAAGACTGCAAGATGATCTGAACAAGCAAAAAGAGCAGACTGCTTCTCTTCAAGATGATTTGGATTCTGTCCTCTCAGAATTAGGATGA